One Labeo rohita strain BAU-BD-2019 chromosome 12, IGBB_LRoh.1.0, whole genome shotgun sequence genomic region harbors:
- the wnt3 gene encoding proto-oncogene Wnt-3, producing MDLYLVGYLMCMWLSSSRVLGGYPIWWSLALGQQYSSLGSQPILCGSIPGLVPKQLRFCRNYIEIMPSVAEGVKLGIQECQHQFRGRRWNCTTIKDNLAIFGPVLDKATRESAFVHAIASAGVAFAVTRSCAEGTSTMCGCDSHHKGPPGEGWKWGGCSEDAEFGVLVSREFADARENRPDARSAMNRHNNEAGRMTILENMHLRCKCHGLSGSCEVKTCWWAQPDFRLLGDYLKDKYDSASEMVVEKHRESRGWVETLRAKYAFFKHPTERDLVYYEGSPNFCEPNPETGSFGTRDRACNVSSHGIEGCDLLCCGRGHNTRTEKRKEKCHCIFHWCCYVSCQECVRVYDVHTCK from the exons GTCCCTGGCCCTTGGGCAGCAGTACTCATCCCTAGGCTCCCAACCCATCCTGTGTGGCTCCATACCTGGTCTGGTGCCAAAACAACTGCGCTTCTGCCGCAATTACATTGAGATCATGCCCAGTGTAGCAGAGGGAGTCAAACTGGGAATCCAGGAGTGCCAGCACCAGTTCCGAGGCCGCAGGTGGAACTGCACCACTATCAAGGACAATCTAGCAATATTTGGACCTGTACTTGATAAAG CCACAAGAGAGTCTGCATTTGTTCATGCGATTGCCTCAGCTGGAGTGGCGTTTGCAGTGACCCGTTCGTGTGCAGAGGGGACCTCCACAATGTGCGGCTGTGACTCCCATCATAAAGGACCGCCGGGAGAGGGATGGAAGTGGGGTGGCTGCAGCGAAGATGCAGAGTTTGGGGTTTTGGTGTCTCGAGAGTTTGCAGACGCTCGTGAGAACCGACCAGATGCTCGGAGTGCCATGAACAGACACAACAATGAGGCAGGTCGAATG aCCATCCTAGAAAACATGCACCTGCGCTGTAAGTGCCATGGACTGTCAGGCAGCTGCGAAGTAAAGACCTGTTGGTGGGCTCAGCCTGACTTCAGGCTGTTGGGGGACTACCTGAAAGACAAGTACGACAGTGCTTCTGAAATGGTGGTGGAGAAACACCGGGAATCCAGAGGCTGGGTGGAAACACTACGGGCCAAATACGCCTTCTTCAAGCACCCCACAGAGCGAGACCTGGTGTACTACGAGGGCTCGCCCAACTTCTGTGAGCCGAACCCGGAGACGGGCTCGTTTGGCACCCGCGACCGCGCCTGCAACGTGTCGTCGCACGGCATCGAGGGCTGCGACTTGTTATGTTGTGGCCGTGGCCATAACACACGGACAGAAAAGCGCAAGGAGAAATGCCACTGCATCTTCCACTGGTGCTGCTACGTCAGCTGCCAGGAGTGTGTGAGGGTCTACGACGTGCACACGTGTAAATAA